The following DNA comes from Riemerella anatipestifer ATCC 11845 = DSM 15868.
ACTCAATCTTGCAATAAAGTAGCCGACCATCAAGAAAAACTCTTAGCTAACTTTTTTGCCCAGACCGAAGCCCTTGCTTTCGGTAAAACCGAGGGAGAAGCTAAAGCCGAACTAGAACAACAAGGGAAAAGTAAGGACGAAATTAAAGCACTTCTTAATCACAAAATATTCTTAGGAAATATCCCTACCAATTCTTTATTATTTAAAGAACTTACACCATTCTCTTTAGGGCAACTAATTGCTTTGTACGAGCATAAGATTTTCGTTCAAGGCGTTATTTGGAATATCTTTAGTTTTGACCAATTCGGTGTGGAACTTGGTAAAGTTTTGGCAGGAAATATTTTAACGGAACTGAAATCATCAGAAGTTACCCAATCTCACGATAGTTCCACCAATGGTTTAATCAATTATTTTAAAGATAACCGATAATCTTCAACACATAATAAATCTAATAAAAAGTATATAGTAATGGCTCAAATTTTAGACGGATTAAAAATATCCAAAGAAATCAAAGCAGAAATTAAAGCAGATGTAGAGAAAATCAAAGCATCTGGAAAGCGTTTGCCTCATCTTTCCGCTATATTAGTAGGAAATAATGGTGCAAGCAAAGCTTATGTTAACTCTAAAATTAAAGACTGTGCAGAAGTTGGCTTTCAGTCGTCTTTACACAAGTTTCCTAGCACGGCATCAGAAGCCGAAGTTTTGGAAAAAATAAAAGAACTCAACGAAAATCCAGATGTAGATGGCTTTATTGTTCAATTACCGCTTCCGAAACAGATGGATCAGGAGAAAATCATTATGGCGATAGACCCAAGAAAAGATGTAGATGGTTTTCACCCAGAAAACTTTGGAAGAATGGCTCTAGAAATGGATACCTTCTTACCTGCAACACCTTTCGGAATTCTTACTCTCCTAGAACGCTACCAAATAGAAACCAAAGGAAAACATTGTGTTATTATCGGTAGAAGTCGTATTGTAGGACGCCCTATGAGTATTCTAATGGGAAGAAAAGATTTTCCAGGAAACTCTACGGTAACACTTACCCACTCTTACACTCCTCATATAGAAGATTTTACAAGAAATGCAGATATTGTAATTACTGCTTTAGGCGACCCTTATTTCTTAAAAGGAGATATGATAAAGAAAGGAGCTATCGTGATAGATGTGGGCATTACGAGAGTAGATGACGATAGTGAAA
Coding sequences within:
- a CDS encoding bifunctional 5,10-methylenetetrahydrofolate dehydrogenase/5,10-methenyltetrahydrofolate cyclohydrolase; this translates as MAQILDGLKISKEIKAEIKADVEKIKASGKRLPHLSAILVGNNGASKAYVNSKIKDCAEVGFQSSLHKFPSTASEAEVLEKIKELNENPDVDGFIVQLPLPKQMDQEKIIMAIDPRKDVDGFHPENFGRMALEMDTFLPATPFGILTLLERYQIETKGKHCVIIGRSRIVGRPMSILMGRKDFPGNSTVTLTHSYTPHIEDFTRNADIVITALGDPYFLKGDMIKKGAIVIDVGITRVDDDSEKGYKLAGDVDFDSCAEKASWITPVPGGVGPMTRAMLMKNTLLAYKHTIYKD